One Phaseolus vulgaris cultivar G19833 chromosome 4, P. vulgaris v2.0, whole genome shotgun sequence DNA window includes the following coding sequences:
- the LOC137837857 gene encoding kinase-interacting family protein-like isoform X2, translated as MNLCKPELEERMKVLTMSSAEEEEIGDTFAERAESYYQKRPQLLSLLQDLYNGYITLSDRYIQTLAKHKHHSRHSSQVSTTVDEGFSDQEEASGVSHVDSDIESSISYQHPSHVMMPMVLAKSSMLDVDAVVAELVIRNVEYDLLMHEVGVMERRYCESSRKSELQKSLLEVLESERIVLLNENASLSYRINTLVEENKELASESVFIKRKAGELAKCVLKMREDHRVYMLHRKIEDLQAQIHGLEKRNKEYYEKLLRRDGQDGNKGKEGIALEVCVQMDKFRRFKWKDGNSSGKRFDGKKSPSLWKKLKNMDLLLCGTNPTCA; from the exons ATGAACTTGTGTAAACCGG AATTGGAGGAGAGGATGAAAGTGTTGACTATGAGTTCAGccgaagaagaagaaattggTGATACTTTTGCTGAAAGAGCCGAATCCTACTACCAAAAGAGACCCCAGCTACTGTCCCTTCTGCAGGACTTGTACAATGGCTACATAACCTTATCTGATCGATACATCCAAACACTGGCCAAACACAAGCATCATAGTAGACACTCTTCCCAAGTCTCAACAACTGTTGATGAAGGCTTCTCTGACCAGGAAGAAGCAAGTGGTGTGAGCCACGTTGATTCAGATATTGAGAGCTCAATCTCCTACCAACATCCTTCACACGTGATGATGCCTATGGTTCTCGCTAAGAGCTCCATGCTTGATGTTGATGCCGTTGTTGCCGAGCTTGTGATCAGGAATGTTGAGTATGACTTGTTGATGCACGAGGTTGGCGTCATGGAGAGGAGGTACTGTGAGTCCTCAAGGAAAAGTGAGCTACAAAAGAGTCTTCTTGAGGTGTTGGAGTCCGAGAGGATTGTTCTGTTGAATGAGAATGCCAGCTTGAGTTATAGAATCAACACTTTGGTGGAAGAGAACAAAGAGCTGGCATCTGAGTCAGTTTTCATCAAGAGGAAGGCTGGTGAGCTGGCAAAGTGTGTGCTGAAGATGAGGGAGGATCATAGGGTGTACATGCTACACAGGAAAATTGAAGATCTTCAAGCACAGATACATGGCTTGGAGAAGAGGAACAAGGAGTACTATGAGAAACTTCTGAGAAGAGATGGTCAAGATGGTAACAAAGGGAAGGAGGGGATAGCTTTGGAGGTTTGTGTTCAGATGGATAAGTTTAGGAGGTTCAAGTGGAAAGATGGTAATTCTTCTGGGAAGAGATTTGACGGGAAGAAATCCCCTAGTTTGTGGAAAAAGCTGAAGAACATGGATTTGTTATTGTGTGGCACTAATCCAACCTGTGCTTGA